One Flavobacterium cerinum genomic window, TGGGAAAACCGGTAGTTAATAGTAATATAGGTTGGGCGAATGAACTGATAGTGGATAGCGAAAGCGGTTTTTTAGTGCATCCGACCGATCATAAGTTATATGCAAATCGCATTGTACAGTTATTAGAATCAGAAGAGATGCGAACTGCTATGGGAAAGAAAGCAATAGATCGGGCACAGGAGCGATTTAATATTACAATAACTGTTGAACAAAATATAGCTTTTTACAAAAAGATAATTGGAACATGATTGTAGTATATCATCATCAAAATAACGTCACGACAGTCATTGACTTACATAAAGGAAAGACAATCAGTATTCCGGATCGCCAAAATATTGCCAATTGTTTTTTAAAACTGGCAATAGATTATCCCGATCGTTTATTGCTTTGGTGTGCTACCGATTATCAGAAAGAATTGAATATTGAAATGCTGTCTGTGCTTTTTTCGCATGAAAAAAAAATGCTATCCTATGGGATGGAGAATTTTATACCAGATGCAATTGGTTATGTCGATGAAAGTTTATTTATAAACCCTAATCGTAAGATTGTGTTTCCAACCTGGCAGATGCATAGTGACGTAGGCGGAATATATTCCGAAACACTAAATGCGCTAAATGGTTTGAAAGCTGATCCTAACTTTGCGTATTTTTTGTGTTCACTAGCCAAACGGGGAATGGCTGCCGGATTAGAATGTTGCTCGGAACCCTTGTTGCTCCGCGATTATAAGAACAAAGAAATTAAAACCAATCCGAAAGCATCGTATAAACTGCTTTTCCGGTTTGTAAAACAGCATTATCGCAGCCGATGGATTTTCTTCTTACTGCTAAATCTATGGTTATATGAAAGAAAAATAGCTGTAATCCCGTTTATACGATCCATGTTTTATAAGCGGAGGATGCCTTTTAGACAGTCACTAAATACTATTTCCGAAACAATAACCGACATACAGCCTTTTGATATTGATGTTATCATTCCTACTATCGGACGGAAAATGTTTTTATATGATGTGTTAAAAGACTTATCCATTCAGACAAGAGTACCCATAAGGGTTATCATTGTGGAACAAAACCCAGAAGTAGATAGCAAAAGCGAATTGGATTATATAACCCAGGAGTCTTGGCCTTTTGAAATTATACACCGTTTTATACATCAAACAGGAGCTTGTAATGCTCGGAATATTGCTTTGTCATTTGTGCAGAGTGAATGGGTGTTTTTGGCAGATGACGATATTCGTTTTCAACCCGATTTTTTAGAAAATGTAAGTCAGGAGATTGGTAAGTCAGGAGGTAAGGTTTTTACAATCTGTTGTTTACGTGAAGGGGATTCATCCAGCTACGAAAATCGATTCCAATGGGGGACGTTCGGATCGGGCTGTAGTATCGTAAGTAGAGAGGCTATCTTGGGGTTACAATTCGATAGACGGTTTGAAAATGGTTTTGGAGAAGATGCCGATTTTGGAATGCAACTTCGTAATAAGGGATATGATGTTTGGTACCTGCCACAACCAAAAATATTGCATCTGAAAGCTCCTGTTGGTGGTTTCAGATTTCAACCTGTTTTGGAATGGCAGTCAGATATAATTCAGCCAAAACCATCACCTACAGTGATGTTATTCCGGATTTTATACCATACAAAACAACAGCTATCGGGTTATAAGACCACACTTTTTATTAAGTTTTATAAACAGCAATCCGATAAAAATCCGTTAAGTTATTATAGAAAGTTTCGTAAAGCCTGGAGTCAAAGTGTCCATTGGGCAAACGTTTTAAAAGAACGATAATGAAAAATACACTGATTATTTGTACCTATAAAAGAGCACAATCGCTATTGCAGTTGTTGCAATCAGTAACTGTACAAACCTGTTATCCCGATACAATTATTATTGTGGATGGTTCCCCGGACAATAAAACTGAAATCATTTTGCAGGAAAACAAATTCCGAAATTTAAAATATCATAAAGTAGCCCCGGAAGAGCGAGGACTTACCAAACAACGTAACATCGGGATAAATCTGACCGATTCCGACAGTGATATCATTTGTTTTTTAGACGATGATACGATTTTGGAAATAGCGTATTTTGAGGAGTTGCTTAAAACGTATATGTTATATCCTGATGCCAAAGGGGTGGGCGGCTATATAACCAACGAAGTAAAATGGCAACAGAACACACCGGGATATAGCGCTACACCAAAAGAATTTGAATACGACGGATGGGTACGTTCGGAAGGAAGTCGTTTTGTTTTACGAAAAAAACTAGGATTAGATACGGATGTGCCACCGGGTTTTTTACCGAAATTTTCCCATGGTCGTAGTATTGGTTTTCTGCCACCATCCGGAAAAATTTATCCGGTTACGCACTTAATAGGAGCGGCTTTCTCTTTTAAAAAAGAAATTTTTCAAAACTTCCATTTCTCCGAATATTTTGATGGTTACGGACTTTATGAGGATGCTGATTTTTGTCTTCGGGTAGCAAAAACCGGAAAACTATATGTGAATACTAAGGCTCGACTGGAACATCATCACGATGCTTCCGGTCGACCTAATCAATATAACTATGGTAAAATGGTTGTGCGTAATGGTTGGTATGTATGGCGTGTTGAAAATGAAAAACCTTCTTTTAAAGATAAATTAAAATGGCATTTAATAACATTACTTTTAATAGTAGTGCGATTTACAAATATCTTTACTACAGATAAGAAAAAGGAAGCATACACAGAAACTACCGGAAGAATGGTCGGATGGTTTAGCCTGTTGTTTAATAAACCTCGATTAAAATGACATTATATCAACTTATTCAATCGGACTATGATAAGTATAAAAAATATGGAGGAAACCTATTAGGTGTAATTTTTCTTACACAAGGTTTTTGGGCTATATTTCAATACAGAATAGCGCATTTCTTTTTTACACGGGTGCGTATATTCGGACTACGTCATTTTTTACTGGTTTTTTGTTTATTGTGGCAAAAAATAATTGAAATAATGACCGGAATATCAATACCGGCGTCGGTTAGTATAGGTGGATCTTTCTATATAGGTCATTTTAGCGGCATCATTTTAAATGGCAAAACTGTTATTGGTGATAATTGTAATATTTCACAAGGGGTAACTATAGGTTTTTCCGGAGTTGGTGAATATAGAGGTGTGCCGGTTATTGGGAATAATGTTTATATTGGTGCGAATGCAGTTGTAGCCGGGAAAATAGTAATAGAAGATAACGTATTGATTGGAGCCTGTTCATTGGTAAATAAGTCAGTTCCTGCAAATAGTATAGTGGTTGGTGTACCCGCCAAAGTCATTTCATCAAAAGGATTAAAAGGATCAAAAGGATATATTTAATGAAATTGCTTGTAATCTCATCAGCCTCTTTTATTCGTTCTGACTCCGGTTGGCAGGCCTATACACCCTACGTAAACGAAATGGAAATCTGGCAGCGATACTCCGATGAAATTCAATTTTGTTGCCCGATATGGGAATCCGACAGAGGTTTGTTTGTCAGAAAAGTGCCGTTTGTTATGAACGAACCGGTAGTTTTGGAAGAGTTTAATATTAAGTCGGTATCAGCTATATTAAGAACTGTTTTAATATTGATACCAAATTCCGTTCGTATTTTTAAAGCAATTAGAACAGCTGATCATATTCATTTGCGATGCCCCGGAAATGTCGGACTTTTAGCTTGTTTTGTACAAATCCTGTTTCCGAATAAGATTAAAACGGCTAAATATGCCGGTAATTGGGATCCGAAAAGTAAGCAGCCCTGGAGCTACCGACTACAAAAATGGATTTTAAATAATACCCGACTTACAAAGAATATAAAAGTGTTGGTGTATGGAGAATGGGAAGGAGCCAGTGCGAATATCAAGCCTTTTTTTACAGCTACCTATACCGAAAAGGATAAAAAAGAAACTCCGTTGCGAATTCCGGAAGGGACTATAAAGCTTCTTTTTGTCGGGACATTGTCTAAAGGAAAGCAACCGCTATATGCTGTGAAATTAGCTCATAAATTATTGGAGTCAGGCTATAATGTCCGTCTCGATCTATATGGTGAAGGAGCAGAACGAGAAAATCTAACGGCATATATTCAAGAAAATAAGTTGCAGCAAAATATCGAATTGCATGGGAATCAGAAAGCAGAAATGATAGAAAAAGCATATCAGGAGAGTCATTTTTTAATATTACCTTCGCAAAGTGAAGGGTGGCCAAAAGTGGTAGCTGAAGCTATGTTTTGGGGATGTGTACCGGTAGCAACAAAAGTATCTTGTGTACCGACTATGCTGGCTAATAGTGAAAGAGGAATACTGTTGACTATGTCTGAAAAAGAGGATATAAAATTATTGAAGCAATGTATTGATCATCATCATGATTACAAAAAAAAAGCAATACAGGCGATGGAATGGTCACAGCAGTTTACACTGGATTATTTTGAAAATGAAATACAAAAAATACTAACGAATCACTAATGATAAAAAAAGTCGCTTTATTTGGGGTGCTAAGCATTGTATTATTATTAGTGATCAATAATAGAACACCTTTTTTACAACCGGAAGGAGGACCATGGTCGGTAGGATTTGGAAAATCGGCTGTATTCCCGCATAAAATACCGGTTGAAAAAAATCCGCGGTATACTCTTGAACAATTAAAAAAACAAGAAGATAGTACAATATTTTTGGCTGATCCGTTTTTTATTAAAGAAAGAGATACTTTTTATCTGTTTGTCGAACATAAAAAAACAAAGCCAAACGGGGATATCGCATTGTTAACCTCTGTTGACGGAGTAAATTACAATTATAAAGGAACGGTACTTACCGAAAAATTTCACTTGTCATATCCTCAGGTTTTTAAATATAAAAATGAGTTTTATATGGTGCCGGAAACGAAAGGCGCCGGACATGTATTACTATATAAAGCCGAACATTTTCCTTATGGCTGGAAAGTTTGTGATACCTTGGTTAAGAATAGAATACTAAAAGACCCGTCTATTTTCTTATCCGATACGTTAAATATTTTGGTTGGATCTGATGATCATCTAAATATGTATCTCTTTGAAGCTGACTCTCTGTTTGGGAAATGGATGCCTCATAAAAAAGAAAAAGTACTGATGGGAACCGAAGCAAGAGCCGGCGGACGTTTTTTTGCGGACAAAAAAGGTCTATTGTTGCCGGTTCAGAATTCAACGGAGGGTTATGGCTTTGGATTGTCATTATATCGTTTTAAATTTGATAAAGGAAATTATACGGTTAACAGGGAATATCCCTTTTTCCTGAAAAAAAGTGAGACAATAAAAGAGTTCAATGCCGGAATGCATCAGATCGATATTCAGTTAATCGGCGGGAAATATTATTATGTATATGATGGAAACCGTTTGCAGAGCAGTGAACAGAACCTAAATATAAGAGGACCGTTAAAATGGAATTATGTCGATTTTAAAAACTGGTTATATCAACAATGCGAATCGTTCAATTAATAGATAGTCTGGAACCGGGCGGAGCCGAAAAAATGGCAGTAACTTATGCTAATGTTTTGGCTTCGGAAGTTTCATTTTCTGCATTGATCACTACTCGTAAAGAAGGAGCCCTTAAAAAAGAACTGGATTCTGATGTATCATACCTTTTTGCTAATCGGAAATCAGTATTTGATGCCAGGTCGATATGGCAGGTGCGAAAATATCTGAAAAAAAATAGAGTCTCAATTATTCAGGCGCATAGTAGTTCTTTTTTCTTCGCATTGCTCCTTAAAATAACAAAACCGTCATTAAAAATAGTCTGGCACGATCATTACGGATTTAGTGACTTTGTATCGGAACGAAAGAATAAAAAGGCAATCCAATTGGCATCTTTGTTCTTCTTTCGTATAATCACAGTTAATGATAAACTGAAGGTTTGGGCTGAAAAGAATTTGTATTGTAAAGCGATAAAATACCTCCCCAATTTTGTTTCAGTTACGAATAATGATGATGGAATCCGACTAAAAGGTGCTGAGGGAAAGCGTATTCTTTGTTTGGCCAACCTAAGAGAGCAGAAAAACCATTTACTGTTATTGAAAGTCGCTAAAAAAATAAAAGAAATCTATCCTGACTGGACTTTTCACCTCGTGGGGAAAGATTTTGGAGATACTTATTCGGCAACGTTACGGGAACGTATTAGCGTTTTGGAATTGGAGAATACTGTGTTTTTGTATGGGAGCACAGATAATTCGGGTTATGTGATCAAGCAATCACAAATAGGGGTTTTAACCTCTGTTTCGGAGGGACTTCCCGTTTCTTTACTCGAATATGGTTATTTTAGCCTACCGGTTGTAACAACAGCGGTTGGTGAAATTCCGTCTATTATAAAGGAGACAAACGGAATTTTGGTACCGGAAGGTAATACCGAGTTATTTAGTGAAGGATTACTAAAGCTGATTGCAGATTCGGATTACCGACAAAAAATCGGAAGCGCATTTAAAAACGATATAGAACAGCATTATACAAAAGAGTCCGTGCTGAAAGATTATTTGAATTTTATCAATAATGGGAACTAACAAACAGATTACCTATATAACATTGTTATTGCTGCATATGGCTATTGGCGGTGTTATTTATGTTCTGCCGTTTTTAGCGAAATTGTTAACAGTGCTGATTTTTATAATCGGGTTGATTGTACTGCTCAAAACACGAAATAAAAATAATGAAGCCTTATATCTTTCGGCTTATGTAGTAGGAATCGAAGTGTTTCTGCGAATGACCGATGGAATGATTTTTAATGAGTTTGGTAAATATGCAGTAATGCTCTTTCTGTTAATCGGAATGTTTTACCGTGGTTTTTCTAAAAACGCCTGGCCATACTGGATCTTTATTATATTATTAGTTCCCGGAATTATTCTTTCCACAGTAACCTTATCGTATGAAACCAATTTACGGAAAGCAATTGTGTTTAATATTTCCGGTCCGGTTTGTCTCGGTGTAGCAGCCATTTACTGTTTCGGAAGAAAGATAACGATGAAACAAATGCTCGGTTTGTTAACAGCATTTGCGATGCCTGTAGTAACAATGGTAACCTATCTGTTTTTTTATACACCAAGTATACGGGATGTGGTAACCGGCACGCAATCAAATTTTGAAACATCCGGAGGTTTCGGACCTAATCAGGTATCAACAATATTGGGATTGGGTACCTTTTTGTTTTTTAGTCAGTTTCTGTTGAATTCACCGACTAAAAGAATACAACTTATCAATATAGCATTGACGTTGATTACAGCTTATCGCGGAATTATAACATTCTCAAGAGGCGGGATGATAACCGGTTGTATAATGATCTTGTTGCTGGTGCTATTGGTTTATTTCCGATTGAGTAAAGCAGGAAAAAGTAAAATGCTGGTTGTGTTGATTTTTACGGTATTGGCCAGCTTGAGTGTCTGGATTTACAGCTCGTATCAAACGAGTGGTATGATCGATAAGCGATATGCTAATCAGGATGCTTTGGGAAGAGAGAAAGAAAGTAAATTATCCGGTAGAGAAGAATTGATCAAAACAGAAATACAGATGTTTATGGATCACCCGTTTTTAGGAATTGGTGTCGGTAAAAATAAAGAATACCGAGAGGAACTTACCGGTATTCAGTTGGCGACTCATAATGAAATTACCCGGATGTTGGCTGAACATGGTATGTTAGGTGTGATCAATTTATTAATTCTGTTTATAGTTCCCTTGTTATTAAGCTTGGACAATAAGTATCACTTCTTTCTGTTTTGTTTTTTTGCTTTCTGGCTGCTTACCATTAATCATGCTGCCATGCGATTGGCTGCGCCGGCTTTTGTCTATGCATTGTCTTTATTAAAAGTTTATCCGGATGAAGAAGAAAATAGTTTATATCGGGAATAAGCTGGCCGTTCATGGGCATAATCCGACCACAATTGACACTCTTTCGGAGTTATTTATTCAGGAAGGTTATCCTATTATTGCAGCATCGTCAAAGAGAAATAAAGTATTTCGGATTCTGGATATGATGCAAACTGTGATAAAGCATTCCCGAACAGCCGATTTTGTGGTTATTGATACCTATAGTACCGCTAATTTTTGGTATTCGTTGATCATAAGTCAGCTTTGCAGAGTGTTGAAAATAAGATATATTCCTTTTCTACACGGTGGTGATTTGCCGAAAAGATTGAAGCGAAACCCGCATTTATGTCGGATGATTTTTGAGAATTCGTATAAGAATGTAGTGCCATCGGCTTATTTAATGGATCAGTTTCAGAAAAATAACATACCGAATCTAATGCAAATACCCAATTTCCTGGAATTGGATCAATATAGTTTTAAAGAAAGAAAAACGATCAAACCACGATTGCTTTGGGTAAGAGCTTTTGCTGCATTATATAACCCTAAAATGGCAGTTGAT contains:
- a CDS encoding glycosyltransferase family 2 protein, with amino-acid sequence MIVVYHHQNNVTTVIDLHKGKTISIPDRQNIANCFLKLAIDYPDRLLLWCATDYQKELNIEMLSVLFSHEKKMLSYGMENFIPDAIGYVDESLFINPNRKIVFPTWQMHSDVGGIYSETLNALNGLKADPNFAYFLCSLAKRGMAAGLECCSEPLLLRDYKNKEIKTNPKASYKLLFRFVKQHYRSRWIFFLLLNLWLYERKIAVIPFIRSMFYKRRMPFRQSLNTISETITDIQPFDIDVIIPTIGRKMFLYDVLKDLSIQTRVPIRVIIVEQNPEVDSKSELDYITQESWPFEIIHRFIHQTGACNARNIALSFVQSEWVFLADDDIRFQPDFLENVSQEIGKSGGKVFTICCLREGDSSSYENRFQWGTFGSGCSIVSREAILGLQFDRRFENGFGEDADFGMQLRNKGYDVWYLPQPKILHLKAPVGGFRFQPVLEWQSDIIQPKPSPTVMLFRILYHTKQQLSGYKTTLFIKFYKQQSDKNPLSYYRKFRKAWSQSVHWANVLKER
- a CDS encoding glycosyltransferase family 2 protein; protein product: MKNTLIICTYKRAQSLLQLLQSVTVQTCYPDTIIIVDGSPDNKTEIILQENKFRNLKYHKVAPEERGLTKQRNIGINLTDSDSDIICFLDDDTILEIAYFEELLKTYMLYPDAKGVGGYITNEVKWQQNTPGYSATPKEFEYDGWVRSEGSRFVLRKKLGLDTDVPPGFLPKFSHGRSIGFLPPSGKIYPVTHLIGAAFSFKKEIFQNFHFSEYFDGYGLYEDADFCLRVAKTGKLYVNTKARLEHHHDASGRPNQYNYGKMVVRNGWYVWRVENEKPSFKDKLKWHLITLLLIVVRFTNIFTTDKKKEAYTETTGRMVGWFSLLFNKPRLK
- a CDS encoding serine O-acetyltransferase; the protein is MTLYQLIQSDYDKYKKYGGNLLGVIFLTQGFWAIFQYRIAHFFFTRVRIFGLRHFLLVFCLLWQKIIEIMTGISIPASVSIGGSFYIGHFSGIILNGKTVIGDNCNISQGVTIGFSGVGEYRGVPVIGNNVYIGANAVVAGKIVIEDNVLIGACSLVNKSVPANSIVVGVPAKVISSKGLKGSKGYI
- a CDS encoding glycosyltransferase, which codes for MKLLVISSASFIRSDSGWQAYTPYVNEMEIWQRYSDEIQFCCPIWESDRGLFVRKVPFVMNEPVVLEEFNIKSVSAILRTVLILIPNSVRIFKAIRTADHIHLRCPGNVGLLACFVQILFPNKIKTAKYAGNWDPKSKQPWSYRLQKWILNNTRLTKNIKVLVYGEWEGASANIKPFFTATYTEKDKKETPLRIPEGTIKLLFVGTLSKGKQPLYAVKLAHKLLESGYNVRLDLYGEGAERENLTAYIQENKLQQNIELHGNQKAEMIEKAYQESHFLILPSQSEGWPKVVAEAMFWGCVPVATKVSCVPTMLANSERGILLTMSEKEDIKLLKQCIDHHHDYKKKAIQAMEWSQQFTLDYFENEIQKILTNH
- a CDS encoding glucosamine inositolphosphorylceramide transferase family protein, coding for MIKKVALFGVLSIVLLLVINNRTPFLQPEGGPWSVGFGKSAVFPHKIPVEKNPRYTLEQLKKQEDSTIFLADPFFIKERDTFYLFVEHKKTKPNGDIALLTSVDGVNYNYKGTVLTEKFHLSYPQVFKYKNEFYMVPETKGAGHVLLYKAEHFPYGWKVCDTLVKNRILKDPSIFLSDTLNILVGSDDHLNMYLFEADSLFGKWMPHKKEKVLMGTEARAGGRFFADKKGLLLPVQNSTEGYGFGLSLYRFKFDKGNYTVNREYPFFLKKSETIKEFNAGMHQIDIQLIGGKYYYVYDGNRLQSSEQNLNIRGPLKWNYVDFKNWLYQQCESFN
- a CDS encoding glycosyltransferase family 4 protein → MRIVQLIDSLEPGGAEKMAVTYANVLASEVSFSALITTRKEGALKKELDSDVSYLFANRKSVFDARSIWQVRKYLKKNRVSIIQAHSSSFFFALLLKITKPSLKIVWHDHYGFSDFVSERKNKKAIQLASLFFFRIITVNDKLKVWAEKNLYCKAIKYLPNFVSVTNNDDGIRLKGAEGKRILCLANLREQKNHLLLLKVAKKIKEIYPDWTFHLVGKDFGDTYSATLRERISVLELENTVFLYGSTDNSGYVIKQSQIGVLTSVSEGLPVSLLEYGYFSLPVVTTAVGEIPSIIKETNGILVPEGNTELFSEGLLKLIADSDYRQKIGSAFKNDIEQHYTKESVLKDYLNFINNGN
- a CDS encoding O-antigen ligase family protein, which gives rise to MGTNKQITYITLLLLHMAIGGVIYVLPFLAKLLTVLIFIIGLIVLLKTRNKNNEALYLSAYVVGIEVFLRMTDGMIFNEFGKYAVMLFLLIGMFYRGFSKNAWPYWIFIILLVPGIILSTVTLSYETNLRKAIVFNISGPVCLGVAAIYCFGRKITMKQMLGLLTAFAMPVVTMVTYLFFYTPSIRDVVTGTQSNFETSGGFGPNQVSTILGLGTFLFFSQFLLNSPTKRIQLINIALTLITAYRGIITFSRGGMITGCIMILLLVLLVYFRLSKAGKSKMLVVLIFTVLASLSVWIYSSYQTSGMIDKRYANQDALGREKESKLSGREELIKTEIQMFMDHPFLGIGVGKNKEYREELTGIQLATHNEITRMLAEHGMLGVINLLILFIVPLLLSLDNKYHFFLFCFFAFWLLTINHAAMRLAAPAFVYALSLLKVYPDEEENSLYRE
- a CDS encoding glycosyltransferase family 4 protein gives rise to the protein MKKKIVYIGNKLAVHGHNPTTIDTLSELFIQEGYPIIAASSKRNKVFRILDMMQTVIKHSRTADFVVIDTYSTANFWYSLIISQLCRVLKIRYIPFLHGGDLPKRLKRNPHLCRMIFENSYKNVVPSAYLMDQFQKNNIPNLMQIPNFLELDQYSFKERKTIKPRLLWVRAFAALYNPKMAVDVAESLKNRYPDVELCMIGPDKDGSWDEVKKYAALKKVDVRFTGKLTKGEWTALASDYDVFISTSHFDNMPVSVMEAMALGLAVVTTNVGGIPFLLENDVDACLVADNDVAGMVNAIKIVIESPEKAQKQIIAAHLKVQKMDWKEIKKQWEVLFED